The following coding sequences are from one Mycolicibacterium aichiense window:
- a CDS encoding mycofactocin-coupled SDR family oxidoreductase, producing the protein MGDLNDTVAVVTGAARGQGRSHAVALAAEGADIIAIDRCADIDSIPYPLATKDDLDETVRLVEAQGRRIVPVVADVRDLDAVAAGVRGGVDALGEIDIVVANAGVVAIGRKDPLDTEVYRDIVETNLTGVWHTIVATVPSIIRKGRGGSIILTSSAQGLVGKGGDGSAAMFAYAAAKHGVVGLMRSAANAYAQHNIRVNTVHPSGVGTPMILNDHTLKTFQENPNGAALSANLLPVPFVDAEDVTNVVVFLAGPKARYITGVALPVDAGHAVM; encoded by the coding sequence GTGGGAGACCTCAACGACACCGTCGCAGTCGTCACCGGCGCTGCCCGCGGGCAGGGCCGCAGTCACGCCGTCGCCCTGGCCGCCGAGGGGGCCGACATCATCGCGATCGATCGCTGTGCGGACATCGACTCGATCCCCTACCCGCTGGCCACCAAGGACGACCTCGACGAGACCGTCCGCCTCGTGGAGGCCCAGGGCAGGCGCATCGTTCCGGTCGTCGCCGATGTGCGCGACCTCGACGCCGTGGCGGCCGGGGTGCGCGGCGGGGTGGACGCGCTCGGAGAGATCGACATCGTGGTGGCCAACGCAGGGGTGGTGGCGATCGGTCGCAAGGACCCGCTCGACACCGAGGTGTACCGCGACATCGTCGAGACCAACCTCACCGGGGTGTGGCACACCATCGTTGCGACCGTGCCCTCGATCATCCGCAAGGGCCGCGGCGGCTCGATCATCTTGACGAGTTCGGCGCAGGGTCTGGTCGGCAAGGGCGGTGACGGCAGCGCGGCGATGTTCGCCTATGCCGCGGCCAAGCACGGCGTCGTCGGACTGATGCGCTCCGCGGCCAATGCCTATGCCCAGCACAACATCCGGGTCAACACGGTCCACCCCAGCGGCGTCGGCACCCCGATGATCCTCAACGATCACACGCTCAAGACGTTCCAGGAGAACCCGAACGGCGCCGCGCTGTCGGCCAACCTGTTGCCGGTCCCGTTCGTCGATGCCGAGGACGTCACCAACGTGGTGGTTTTCCTGGCCGGCCCCAAGGCCCGCTATATCACCGGCGTCGCGCTACCGGTCGATGCCGGTCACGCGGTGATGTGA
- a CDS encoding alpha/beta hydrolase codes for MARMANLSRRAVLRLGAGAVAGAAGAFAAGRALDPATALVRPDVAMTGVGAPLAPPAPLEPPAAGAAAPTMVTGSFVSAARGGVNTNWAIARPPGQTTPLRPVIALHGKGQDAAGVMAGGVEQGLAQAVQAGLPPFAVVAVDGGGSYWHQRASGEDSGKMVLDELIPMLGSQGLDTSRVAFLGWSMGGYGALLLGARLGPARTAAITAVSPALWLSSGAAAPGAFDGPDDFAANTVFGLPALASIPIRIDCGNSDPFYSATKQFIAQLPNPPAGGFSPGGHDGGYWSSQLPGEIAWMAPLLTA; via the coding sequence ATGGCCCGCATGGCGAACCTGAGCCGTCGCGCAGTTCTGCGACTCGGCGCCGGAGCCGTTGCGGGTGCCGCGGGTGCCTTCGCTGCCGGCCGTGCCCTGGATCCCGCGACTGCGCTCGTACGGCCGGACGTCGCGATGACCGGCGTCGGCGCTCCCCTGGCACCGCCCGCCCCGCTGGAGCCGCCCGCGGCGGGCGCCGCCGCCCCCACGATGGTCACCGGGTCGTTCGTCTCGGCCGCGCGCGGCGGGGTCAACACCAACTGGGCGATCGCCCGCCCGCCCGGGCAGACCACGCCGTTGCGGCCGGTCATCGCGTTGCACGGCAAGGGGCAGGACGCCGCCGGGGTGATGGCCGGTGGCGTCGAACAGGGCCTGGCGCAAGCAGTTCAGGCTGGGTTGCCGCCGTTCGCGGTGGTCGCCGTCGACGGTGGCGGCAGCTACTGGCACCAACGGGCCTCGGGTGAGGATTCCGGGAAAATGGTGCTCGACGAGCTGATCCCGATGCTCGGCAGCCAAGGCCTGGACACCTCTCGGGTGGCGTTTCTTGGCTGGTCGATGGGCGGCTACGGGGCCCTGCTGCTGGGGGCGCGCCTCGGTCCGGCCCGCACGGCCGCGATCACCGCGGTCAGCCCGGCCCTGTGGCTGTCGTCGGGCGCGGCGGCACCCGGTGCGTTCGACGGTCCCGACGACTTCGCCGCCAACACCGTGTTCGGCCTGCCGGCACTGGCGTCGATCCCGATCCGGATCGACTGCGGCAACAGCGATCCGTTTTATTCAGCAACCAAGCAGTTCATCGCCCAGCTGCCCAACCCGCCTGCCGGCGGGTTCTCGCCCGGCGGCCACGACGGCGGTTACTGGAGTTCGCAGCTGCCCGGCGAAATCGCCTGGATGGCGCCGCTGCTCACGGCCTGA
- a CDS encoding DUF429 domain-containing protein gives MYFAGVDLAWGDRNPTGVAVVDAGGSLRHVAAAGDDADILAQLAPFTAGPCVVAVDAPLVVTNPTGTRPGETQLNRDFRRFEAGAYPANTGLAWFADGGRGARLCRALDLDLDPRSSSPRKALEVFPHAAGVVLFGLERTLKYKHKPGRDFTQLQAELHRLVGFIESLHDASPPLMVRDDDGWLRLAESVRTATRKSELRRAEDPIDAVVCAYVALFFSTRPGDATIYGDPDTGCIVTPTPPSN, from the coding sequence GTGTACTTCGCCGGCGTCGACCTAGCCTGGGGTGACCGCAATCCGACCGGGGTTGCCGTCGTCGACGCAGGAGGGTCGCTGCGGCACGTTGCGGCGGCCGGCGACGACGCCGACATCCTGGCCCAGCTGGCGCCCTTCACCGCCGGTCCGTGCGTGGTCGCCGTCGACGCCCCGCTGGTGGTGACGAATCCGACCGGCACGCGGCCGGGCGAGACACAGTTGAACCGGGACTTCCGCCGCTTCGAGGCCGGCGCCTATCCGGCGAACACCGGGCTGGCCTGGTTCGCCGACGGCGGGCGCGGTGCGCGACTGTGCCGGGCATTGGACCTGGATCTCGACCCTCGCTCGTCCTCGCCGCGAAAGGCGTTGGAGGTGTTCCCGCATGCGGCGGGCGTGGTGTTGTTCGGACTGGAACGCACGCTGAAGTACAAGCACAAGCCGGGCCGCGATTTCACGCAGTTGCAGGCAGAGCTTCACCGGCTGGTCGGCTTCATCGAAAGCCTGCACGACGCCAGCCCGCCGCTGATGGTCCGCGACGACGACGGTTGGCTCCGCCTCGCCGAGTCGGTGCGCACCGCCACCCGCAAGTCCGAGTTGCGCCGGGCCGAGGACCCGATCGATGCCGTGGTGTGCGCCTATGTCGCGCTGTTCTTCTCGACCCGACCGGGCGACGCCACGATCTACGGCGATCCGGACACCGGTTGCATCGTCACGCCCACGCCGCCGTCGAATTAG
- the purD gene encoding phosphoribosylamine--glycine ligase, translated as MRVLVIGSGAREHALLLGLRRDPSVDFLAVAPGNAGTAAVAEQHEVDVTSAEAVTALARKLAVDLVIIGPEVPLVLGVADAVRAAGIACFGPSKDAARIEGSKAFAKDVMAAAGVRTAGSETVDNPAHLDAALDRFGPAAAQPAWVVKDDGLAAGKGVVVTDDRDVARAHAASLLDSGHPVLLESFLDGPEVSLFCLVDGETVVPLLPAQDFKRVGDDDAGPNTGGMGAYSPLPWLPSDVLSAIVSGVVEPVAAELVRRGCPFSGLLYAGLAITSTGPAVIEFNCRFGDPETQAVLALLESPLGQLLHATATGTLADAGPLEWHDGYAVTVVVAAENYPGRPRVGDVITGSEADGVLHAGTARRDDGTIVSSGGRVLSIVGTGADLAAAREEAYQIVSSIRLPGSHFRSDIGLAAAEGRITLA; from the coding sequence GTGCGCGTCCTCGTGATCGGATCCGGTGCCCGCGAACACGCCCTGTTGTTGGGCCTGCGCAGAGACCCCAGTGTGGACTTCCTGGCCGTCGCGCCGGGCAACGCCGGCACAGCGGCCGTTGCCGAACAGCACGAGGTGGACGTCACCTCAGCCGAAGCCGTCACCGCCCTTGCTCGCAAGCTCGCGGTGGACCTGGTGATCATCGGGCCCGAGGTGCCGCTGGTTCTCGGCGTCGCCGATGCGGTGCGGGCTGCGGGGATCGCCTGCTTCGGCCCGTCGAAGGACGCCGCCCGGATCGAGGGTTCCAAGGCGTTCGCCAAAGACGTGATGGCGGCCGCCGGCGTCCGTACCGCGGGCAGCGAGACCGTCGACAACCCGGCCCACCTTGATGCCGCGCTGGATCGCTTCGGTCCCGCTGCAGCCCAGCCCGCCTGGGTGGTCAAGGATGACGGGCTGGCCGCGGGCAAGGGTGTGGTGGTCACCGACGACCGCGACGTGGCCCGCGCGCACGCCGCCTCGCTACTCGACTCGGGCCACCCGGTGCTGCTGGAGTCCTTCCTCGACGGACCCGAGGTGTCGCTGTTCTGTCTGGTCGACGGTGAAACGGTGGTCCCGCTGCTGCCCGCCCAGGACTTCAAGCGGGTCGGCGACGACGACGCCGGGCCCAATACCGGCGGGATGGGCGCTTATTCGCCACTGCCGTGGCTGCCGTCCGACGTGCTGTCGGCGATCGTCAGCGGTGTCGTCGAACCCGTTGCCGCCGAACTGGTCCGCCGTGGCTGTCCGTTCTCCGGGCTGCTGTATGCGGGGCTGGCGATCACCTCGACCGGCCCTGCCGTCATCGAATTCAATTGCCGCTTTGGCGATCCCGAGACCCAAGCGGTGTTGGCGCTGCTGGAATCGCCGCTGGGGCAGCTGTTGCATGCCACCGCCACCGGAACGCTGGCCGACGCAGGCCCGCTCGAATGGCACGACGGATACGCGGTCACCGTGGTGGTGGCCGCCGAGAACTACCCCGGCCGTCCTCGGGTCGGCGATGTGATCACCGGGTCGGAGGCCGACGGCGTTCTGCATGCCGGCACCGCCCGGCGCGACGACGGAACCATCGTGTCCTCCGGCGGGCGGGTGCTCTCGATCGTCGGCACCGGAGCCGACCTGGCGGCCGCCCGCGAGGAGGCCTACCAGATCGTGTCCTCGATCCGGTTGCCGGGCAGCCACTTCCGCAGTGACATCGGGCTGGCGGCCGCCGAGGGGCGCATTACACTAGCTTGA
- the purB gene encoding adenylosuccinate lyase, translated as MTIPNVLAGRYASADMVAIWSPEAKIVAERRLWLAVLRAQSELGVDVPEGVVEDYERVLDQVDLASIAARERVTRHDVKARIEEFNALAGHEHVHKGMTSRDLTENVEQLQIRRSLELVHAHGVAVAARLAERAVLYRDVVMAGRSHNVAAQATTLGKRFASAAEETLIALERVRELIDRYPLRGIKGPMGTAQDMLDLFDGDAVRLAELERRVAEFLGFNAVFTSVGQVYPRSLDHDVVSALVQLGAGPSSFAHTVRLMAGHELVTEGFAPGQVGSSAMPHKMNTRSCERVNGLQVVLRGYASMAAELAGAQWNEGDVFCSVVRRVALPDAFFAIDGQIETFLTVLDEFGAYPAVIQRELDRYLPFLATTKVLIAAVRAGVGRETAHEVIKEHAVAVALAMREKGAEPDLLDRLAADERLPLDRAALDAALADKAAFTGAAGSQVDQVIVAVDRVVSDYPDAARYSPGAIL; from the coding sequence GTGACAATCCCCAATGTGCTGGCCGGCCGGTACGCCAGCGCGGACATGGTGGCGATCTGGTCGCCCGAAGCCAAGATCGTCGCCGAGCGCCGGCTGTGGCTGGCGGTGCTGCGCGCCCAGTCCGAACTCGGTGTGGACGTGCCCGAAGGCGTGGTCGAGGACTACGAGCGGGTGCTCGATCAGGTCGACCTCGCGTCGATCGCGGCGCGTGAACGGGTCACCCGCCACGACGTGAAGGCCCGCATCGAGGAATTCAATGCCCTGGCCGGACATGAGCACGTGCACAAGGGCATGACCAGCCGTGACCTCACCGAGAACGTCGAGCAGTTGCAGATCCGCCGCTCGCTGGAACTGGTGCATGCCCACGGGGTTGCCGTGGCGGCACGCCTGGCCGAGCGCGCGGTGCTCTACCGCGATGTGGTGATGGCCGGCCGCAGCCACAACGTCGCCGCGCAGGCCACCACGCTGGGCAAGCGGTTCGCGTCGGCCGCCGAGGAAACCCTGATCGCTCTGGAACGGGTTCGTGAGCTGATCGACCGCTATCCGCTGCGTGGCATCAAAGGCCCGATGGGCACCGCGCAGGACATGCTCGACCTGTTCGACGGCGACGCCGTCCGGCTGGCCGAACTGGAACGCCGAGTCGCCGAATTCCTGGGCTTCAACGCCGTTTTCACCAGCGTCGGCCAGGTCTACCCGCGGTCGCTGGACCACGATGTGGTCTCGGCGCTGGTTCAGCTGGGTGCCGGCCCGTCGTCGTTCGCGCACACCGTGCGGTTGATGGCCGGACACGAGTTGGTCACCGAGGGCTTCGCGCCCGGACAGGTCGGCTCGTCGGCGATGCCGCACAAGATGAACACCCGCAGCTGTGAGCGGGTCAACGGGCTGCAGGTGGTGCTGCGCGGCTACGCGTCGATGGCCGCGGAACTGGCAGGCGCGCAATGGAATGAGGGCGACGTCTTCTGTTCGGTGGTGCGCCGGGTGGCGCTGCCGGACGCGTTCTTCGCCATCGACGGGCAGATCGAGACGTTCCTGACTGTGCTCGATGAGTTCGGTGCCTATCCCGCGGTGATCCAGCGGGAGCTGGATCGCTACCTGCCGTTCCTGGCCACCACCAAGGTGCTGATCGCGGCGGTGCGGGCCGGTGTGGGCCGCGAGACCGCGCACGAGGTCATCAAGGAACACGCGGTGGCGGTCGCGCTGGCGATGCGGGAGAAGGGTGCCGAACCCGACCTGCTGGATCGGTTGGCCGCCGACGAGCGACTGCCGCTGGACCGGGCAGCACTGGACGCCGCGCTGGCCGACAAGGCGGCGTTCACCGGGGCGGCGGGAAGTCAGGTCGACCAGGTGATCGTCGCGGTGGACCGCGTGGTCAGCGACTATCCCGACGCCGCCAGATACTCGCCCGGCGCGATTCTGTAG
- a CDS encoding TetR/AcrR family transcriptional regulator, whose amino-acid sequence MLNVTAAMTPKGERRRYALISAAAELLREGGFEAVRHRSVARRAGLPLASTTYYFSSLDDLVLKAVEYICAVETAQLRARVDALPRRRRGAEAIADVLVDLLVGDPDGEASSEKLISRYERYIACARHPELREIQHRLARQRVDAVLSAMARSGRNVRTDLVTALVNAVDGSVVSALVSDGDGPREVARATVMDVIDVLVPIDERTVRV is encoded by the coding sequence TTGCTGAACGTGACGGCAGCGATGACGCCCAAAGGCGAGCGGCGACGGTATGCGCTGATCAGCGCTGCCGCCGAGCTGCTTCGCGAGGGCGGATTCGAAGCGGTGCGCCATCGTTCGGTGGCGCGTCGGGCAGGGTTGCCGCTGGCGTCCACCACCTACTACTTCTCCTCGCTGGACGACCTCGTGCTCAAAGCCGTCGAATACATCTGTGCGGTGGAAACCGCGCAGCTGCGGGCCCGGGTGGACGCGCTCCCACGTCGGCGGCGCGGTGCGGAGGCGATTGCCGACGTGTTGGTCGACCTGCTGGTCGGCGATCCCGACGGGGAGGCGAGCAGCGAAAAACTGATCTCGCGATACGAGCGCTACATTGCCTGCGCCCGGCACCCGGAACTGCGCGAAATCCAGCACCGGCTGGCTCGGCAGCGGGTCGACGCCGTGCTGTCGGCCATGGCACGCTCGGGCCGCAATGTGCGGACCGATCTGGTGACCGCTCTGGTCAACGCGGTCGACGGGTCGGTGGTCTCGGCTCTGGTCAGCGACGGCGACGGTCCGCGAGAGGTGGCCAGGGCCACGGTCATGGACGTGATCGACGTGTTGGTCCCGATCGACGAGCGCACCGTCCGGGTCTGA
- a CDS encoding cytochrome P450, whose amino-acid sequence MLLRDIDFTDLDNFAEGFPHHLFAIHRRDAPVYWHSPTDNTPDGEGFWSVATHPETLAVLRDQDTYSSVTGGDRPFGGTLLQDLSIAGQVLNMMDDPRHTRIRRLVSSGLTPRMIGRVEDDLRQRTRVLLDAVQPGVPFDFLVEVAAELPMQMICILLGVPESERHWLFRAIEPSFDFGDSRKGEIGTMSIEEAGSRIYAYGSELIAKKRAEPGDDMLSVVANATVDDPDAPSLSDIELYLFFNLLFSAGAETTRNAVAGGLLALAQHPDQRARLRADPALLPTAVEEIVRWTSPSPSKRRTATRDTELGGCSIRAGDKVLVWEGSANRDGSVFDDPDSFDVGRKRNPHLGFGQGVHYCLGANLARLELRVLYEELLTRFAEINVVKPVEWARSNRHTGIRHLYVELG is encoded by the coding sequence ATGTTGCTGCGCGACATCGACTTCACCGACCTCGACAACTTCGCCGAGGGTTTTCCGCACCACTTGTTCGCGATTCACCGCCGCGACGCGCCGGTGTACTGGCACTCACCGACTGACAACACGCCGGACGGCGAAGGGTTCTGGTCGGTGGCCACCCATCCGGAAACCCTTGCCGTGCTGCGAGATCAGGACACCTACTCGTCGGTGACCGGCGGTGACCGCCCGTTCGGTGGCACGCTGCTGCAGGATCTGTCGATCGCCGGTCAGGTGCTCAACATGATGGACGACCCGCGGCACACCCGCATCAGGCGCCTGGTCAGCTCGGGCCTGACCCCGCGGATGATCGGCCGGGTCGAGGACGACCTGCGCCAGCGCACCCGGGTGCTGCTGGACGCGGTTCAGCCCGGGGTGCCCTTCGATTTCCTGGTTGAGGTGGCCGCCGAACTACCCATGCAGATGATCTGCATCCTGCTGGGAGTGCCGGAGAGCGAACGGCATTGGCTGTTCCGTGCCATCGAACCGAGCTTCGACTTCGGGGATTCCCGCAAGGGTGAGATCGGCACCATGTCGATCGAAGAGGCGGGATCACGGATCTACGCCTACGGCTCTGAGCTCATCGCGAAGAAACGTGCCGAGCCCGGTGACGACATGCTGTCGGTGGTGGCCAACGCCACCGTCGACGATCCGGATGCGCCGTCGCTCAGCGACATCGAGCTCTACCTGTTCTTCAACCTGTTGTTCAGCGCGGGTGCGGAAACCACCCGCAACGCGGTCGCCGGTGGGCTGCTGGCGCTGGCGCAGCACCCCGACCAGCGCGCGCGACTGCGGGCGGATCCCGCGCTGTTGCCGACGGCGGTGGAGGAGATCGTCCGGTGGACCTCGCCGTCACCGTCCAAGCGGCGCACCGCAACCCGGGACACCGAGCTCGGAGGGTGCTCGATCCGGGCGGGCGACAAGGTATTGGTGTGGGAGGGCTCGGCCAACCGCGACGGCTCGGTGTTCGACGACCCCGACTCTTTCGACGTTGGGCGTAAGCGCAACCCGCACTTGGGTTTCGGTCAAGGTGTGCACTACTGCCTGGGCGCCAACCTGGCCCGACTGGAGCTGCGCGTGCTCTACGAGGAACTGCTGACCCGCTTCGCGGAGATCAACGTGGTCAAGCCGGTCGAGTGGGCTCGCAGCAACCGGCACACCGGCATTCGGCACCTGTACGTCGAGCTTGGCTGA
- a CDS encoding tellurite resistance/C4-dicarboxylate transporter family protein translates to MRPPPDVFAAVMATGIVSIAAADHGYRRLSVALAVIAVAALPVLVVACASSWRRSAPEFGDPDVLLRLFTYVAACAVLGARLAEYRTVLWILAGLSLQFWLTLTPLVVRRMWRIRWIGLRDRSHGAWELASVATSGLAILSADLDWLFGALLFWALALAAYVAMTALILWRAFHERFTPGGFEPDGWILMGALAIATLAGDRIHRIWPSDAAVAVTVLTWVLATLWIPVLAYFAIRRLSLPAAWGFRAVWWAMVFPLGMYSAATFAMAAETRWRGLHTVSLVFFWVALAAWVIVAAGGLLYLRSHHRVTGIDR, encoded by the coding sequence ATGCGGCCGCCGCCCGACGTGTTCGCGGCGGTGATGGCCACCGGCATCGTGTCGATCGCTGCCGCCGACCACGGGTATCGCCGGCTCAGCGTGGCGCTGGCCGTGATCGCCGTGGCTGCGTTGCCGGTGCTCGTCGTGGCTTGCGCGTCGTCGTGGCGGCGGTCGGCGCCGGAATTCGGCGACCCCGACGTGCTGCTGCGGCTGTTCACCTACGTCGCGGCGTGCGCGGTACTGGGTGCGCGACTGGCCGAATACCGCACTGTGCTGTGGATCCTGGCCGGTCTGTCATTGCAGTTCTGGCTCACGCTGACGCCGCTGGTGGTCCGGCGGATGTGGCGGATCCGCTGGATCGGGTTGCGCGACCGTTCGCATGGCGCGTGGGAGCTGGCCAGTGTGGCCACCTCGGGGCTGGCCATCCTGTCGGCGGATCTGGACTGGCTGTTCGGTGCGCTGTTGTTCTGGGCGCTGGCGCTGGCGGCGTACGTTGCGATGACCGCGCTGATCCTCTGGCGGGCCTTCCACGAGCGGTTCACCCCGGGTGGGTTCGAACCCGACGGCTGGATCCTGATGGGCGCCCTGGCGATCGCGACCCTGGCCGGCGATCGGATCCACCGCATCTGGCCGTCGGACGCCGCCGTCGCGGTCACCGTGCTCACCTGGGTGCTTGCGACACTGTGGATTCCGGTGCTGGCCTACTTCGCGATCCGGCGACTCAGTCTTCCCGCAGCGTGGGGGTTTCGGGCAGTGTGGTGGGCGATGGTGTTCCCGCTCGGCATGTACTCGGCGGCAACGTTCGCGATGGCTGCCGAAACGAGGTGGCGCGGACTGCACACCGTCTCGCTGGTGTTCTTCTGGGTGGCGTTGGCCGCGTGGGTCATTGTGGCCGCGGGCGGGCTGCTCTATCTGCGGTCACATCACCGCGTGACCGGCATCGACCGGTAG
- a CDS encoding cytochrome P450 — protein sequence MTVESPPLSPRPYHPLDISAPDFWTADFATRDRTFAQLRAADGLSWHPPVSSVFPHSETGYWAITRHADIKYVSQHTDIFSSALGMSVDPLPAEVQQATSFFLAMDPPEHTLYRRLISGTFTPKQVRRIEAQIQANAAEIVDRLIERLRDGGEIDFVAECSAKLPMRTVSDMIGIAPEDQQAVAYAAESLFSATDDDYASFEERATHALTQIGILTSSGIELAQLRRREPHDDLMTNIVNAEVDGHQLTDVQIGSFMVLLASAGNDTTKQTTSHAFKALADNPDQKSWLIKDFDARIAPAVEEFIRWATPVLNFARHATADTELAGTQIKAGEKIALFYCSANRDDAVFDRPGEFDMSRSPNPHFGFGGGGPHFCLGANLARTELRQLFHQLLTRLPDVQVGEPEYLHSNVIHGVKRLPVKLV from the coding sequence ATGACCGTCGAAAGCCCACCGCTGTCCCCGCGGCCGTACCACCCGCTCGACATCTCCGCGCCGGACTTCTGGACCGCCGACTTCGCCACCCGGGACCGCACGTTCGCGCAGCTGCGAGCTGCCGACGGGCTGTCGTGGCATCCGCCGGTGTCCTCGGTGTTCCCCCATTCGGAGACCGGGTACTGGGCGATCACCCGCCACGCCGACATCAAGTACGTCAGCCAGCACACCGACATCTTCAGCTCGGCGCTGGGCATGAGCGTCGACCCGCTGCCCGCCGAGGTTCAACAGGCCACCAGCTTCTTCCTGGCCATGGATCCGCCGGAGCACACCCTGTATCGGCGGTTGATCAGTGGGACGTTCACTCCCAAGCAGGTCCGCCGCATCGAGGCCCAGATCCAGGCCAACGCCGCCGAGATCGTCGACCGGCTGATCGAACGGCTGCGCGACGGCGGGGAAATCGACTTCGTCGCCGAATGCTCGGCGAAGCTGCCGATGCGCACGGTCTCGGACATGATCGGCATCGCCCCCGAAGACCAGCAGGCGGTGGCCTACGCGGCCGAAAGCCTGTTCAGCGCCACCGATGACGACTACGCCTCATTCGAAGAACGCGCCACGCATGCGCTGACCCAGATCGGGATCCTCACCAGTTCGGGAATCGAGCTGGCCCAGCTGCGCCGCCGCGAGCCGCACGACGACCTGATGACCAACATCGTCAACGCCGAGGTCGACGGCCACCAGCTCACCGATGTCCAGATCGGGTCGTTCATGGTGCTGCTGGCCTCCGCAGGAAACGACACCACCAAGCAGACCACCTCACATGCGTTCAAGGCGCTGGCCGACAACCCCGACCAAAAGTCCTGGCTGATAAAGGATTTCGACGCTCGCATCGCCCCGGCGGTCGAGGAGTTCATCCGCTGGGCCACCCCGGTGCTGAACTTCGCCCGCCATGCCACCGCCGACACCGAGCTGGCAGGCACCCAGATCAAGGCCGGCGAGAAGATCGCGCTGTTCTATTGTTCGGCCAACCGCGACGACGCGGTGTTCGACCGGCCCGGCGAATTCGACATGTCCCGATCGCCGAACCCGCACTTCGGTTTCGGTGGCGGCGGGCCGCACTTCTGCCTTGGCGCGAACCTCGCGAGAACCGAGCTGCGCCAGCTGTTCCACCAGCTGCTCACCCGGCTACCGGACGTTCAGGTCGGCGAGCCGGAGTACCTGCACAGCAACGTGATTCACGGCGTGAAGCGGCTACCGGTCAAGCTAGTGTAA
- a CDS encoding SDR family NAD(P)-dependent oxidoreductase, which yields MDLSGLARPATELLDGVMDRALVVGYTKIGSGLRRHWWAADADPQALLGKRVVVAGATAGIGLAMARSFAALGATVHLLGRNPEKVETSCAAIRESVAGAHVVGEVCDVSDLDAVRDWTTDFANRVPALNGLVHNAGLMPKDRVLTREGHEVQLATHVLGPHLMTERLLPLLRAAGGASVVWVSSGGMYSSPLVVDDLEFRRGYNGVRAYARTKKMQVVLADSWARRLAGTDIRVESMHPGWVDTPGVAEYLPRFRVLTRPLLRDVADGADTAVWLVATRPESKPGHFWHDRRQRPTTFGWQRHENPVTVRRLLEQVSRLTGTPDEWTGLRA from the coding sequence ATGGATCTCTCCGGGCTTGCCCGGCCGGCTACCGAACTGCTCGACGGCGTGATGGACCGGGCGCTGGTCGTGGGTTACACCAAGATCGGCTCGGGCCTGCGAAGGCACTGGTGGGCTGCGGATGCCGACCCGCAGGCTCTGCTGGGCAAACGGGTGGTGGTCGCAGGCGCGACGGCAGGAATCGGTCTGGCGATGGCGCGCTCGTTCGCCGCGCTGGGTGCGACGGTCCACCTGCTGGGCCGCAATCCCGAGAAGGTGGAGACGTCGTGCGCCGCGATCCGGGAATCGGTGGCAGGCGCCCACGTGGTCGGCGAGGTGTGCGACGTCTCGGACCTCGATGCGGTGCGGGACTGGACAACCGACTTCGCCAACCGGGTCCCTGCGCTCAACGGCCTGGTCCACAACGCCGGCCTCATGCCCAAGGACCGCGTCCTCACGCGTGAGGGCCATGAGGTGCAGCTGGCCACGCACGTGCTCGGTCCGCATCTGATGACCGAGCGGCTGCTGCCGCTGCTGCGGGCGGCAGGCGGGGCGTCGGTGGTGTGGGTGTCCTCGGGCGGCATGTACAGCTCGCCGCTGGTGGTCGACGATCTGGAGTTCCGGCGCGGCTACAACGGGGTGCGGGCGTACGCGCGGACCAAGAAAATGCAAGTGGTGCTTGCCGACTCGTGGGCGCGCCGGCTGGCAGGCACCGACATCCGGGTGGAGAGCATGCATCCCGGCTGGGTGGACACCCCAGGTGTGGCCGAGTACCTGCCGCGGTTTCGGGTCCTCACCCGGCCGCTGCTGCGCGACGTGGCCGACGGCGCCGACACCGCGGTCTGGCTGGTCGCCACCCGGCCGGAGTCCAAGCCCGGGCATTTCTGGCATGACCGCCGCCAGCGGCCGACCACATTCGGCTGGCAACGCCACGAAAACCCGGTGACGGTGCGGCGCCTGCTGGAACAGGTGAGCAGGCTGACCGGGACGCCGGACGAGTGGACCGGCCTGCGGGCCTGA